AGTGTCGTGCGCCGACGTGCTCGCGCTGGCCGCCAGGGACGGCGCGGCCATgctgggcgggccggcggcgatcCCGATGCGGACGGGGCGGCGGGACGCCACGGAGAGCCGGTACGGCGAGGTGGAGCGGTACGTCCCGAACCACAACGACACGGTGTCGGCGGTGCTGTCCCGGTTCGCGGCCATGGGGCTGGACGCGGAGGCCGTTGTGGCGCTGCTGGGCGCGCACTCGGTGGGCCGCGTCCACTGCAACAACCTGGTGGCGCGGCTGTACCCGGCGGTGGACGGCGGCATGGAGCCGGCGTACGGCGCGTACCTGCGGGGCCGGTGCCCGACGGCGGACGCGAGGGAGGACACCCGCGACGTGGCGTACGCGCGCAACGACCGCGCCACGCCCATGGTGCTCGACAACATGTACCACAAGAACCTGCTGAAAGGCCGGGGCCTCCTGCTCGTGGACCAGCGGCTCGCCTCCGACCCGCGCACCGCACCGTTCGTGAAGAAGATGGCGGCCGATAACGGGTACTTTCGTGAGACGTTCGCGGCGGCGCTGGTGAGGATGTCGGAGAACGGGCCGCTCACCGGCGGGCAGGGGGAGGTCAGGAAGGACTGCAGGTTCGTCAACGCTAAGTAAGGGCTAGTGATCAGTGGCAAGACGtgatcgtgtgtgtgtgtgtacgtgcTCGTGGCGTGGGGCACGAAAATAATTCAGAGGAAATGATGAAGGGGCCACGTATCATGTGTGGCTGTTTGCATGCTTGGCTTGCTGTATGAGCATGCATGATGCCTGCCTCTACCCGATAAATATGCGTTATCCGAATTCGCTGTAATAGTTTTCAACGTCTGCAACACTGAAAATCTCGAAATGGAATTCTGCCGACCTACGTAGAACAAGTAGCACGATAGTATGGCAGGAGGCATTGATGAACTAAATTCATCTATTCCAGCGTTGCGTGCTATATACTGTACTACTTGTTCCGTCCCCCGCAGTTTAAAAGGGCTGTATACTTGTATTGTACTACATGAGCGACCCTTATTTTGATATGGAGGAAATACTAAATTATATTGCATGCTAGAACAATTTAATACTCAAAATACAAACCCACATCCACATGGGTACATATCATGTCATCCGTAAGATTCTCAGGCATTATTGGCACACCCACGACGAAAAACAACGTGAACGACAAATATGATTCATATGGCCAAGTTCGATCAAAAGCAAGTGGACGGATACCCCCAAGTTTCAGAAAATCTTCAGTTTGGTTTCGTCGGCACAGCATCACTTTCTGCCTGATCTGATGAAGTTGTACGGCTATTTTATGTCAAGAAAAGTAGCCCATAATTTTCAAGTGTGTTCACGGTCACAAGATGGGGGGATTCGTATAGCGGCCGGGTGCTACTACTTATTTTTGCTCCAACTTCAACCTTttattttgagagagagagagagagagagcgctccAACTTGAACCAAACTCGCTTGATCAAACCCTGTTTCCCCGCTCTCCTATGCTATATCAATGAAAGCCAACAGCAATGCATCATGCTGGatcttaaaaaataaataaaagttctctctctctctctttctttttttttacttctctctcacGAGCGAATTCCTTCAGATGAGCTTAACAAAACGCTTGTTACAGTGGGGAGATGGATTCTTGGCGCAGCCCGGAAGAGAGGTCCTTATTAAATCAGTAGCACAAGTCCTACCCCATGTACATCAAGTTTTTAAACTTCCGTTTTCTGTTTGTGACGAGCTCACAAGAATGGTCAGGAGCTACTATTGGGGCTCGGCGCAAGGGAAGAGAAAGGCTCACTGGCGCTCGTGGGATAGTCTGATGCAACCGAAGAATAAAGGAGGAGTTGGTGTCGtggtaacgattccgacaataaaagaggggtaggataaaggagcatgatctatcgagatgcatatggatgacacggtggttttagcgagttcgggcctctcacagtggagataacaaccctacgtctcatgctccggagaggctttgttttatctgagtatgtatccgAGGATTAcaatgtgtgtttgagagagaggggagagcggatctccatgcctgagctatgtcctgagactaatggttagaaagagagagaggtggaagcccCCAAAAAgccccctagtctagtggtggggggtggcttatatagagtgcgccaccccctcaccccttATGTTACACGGTGGAGTATCAATGCCATAATGCTTGTCCACTACAAAAccgtcatgctgactattggtctttgcatatccgagtgagttacacggtcgagtggaatgagctcgtcgagtgaagtgccgtgctccgagtggttatcgccgtccgagtgactttcaagttgcggtacatctgGACGGCGATCTGGCCCAGGGGTCCAGTACAAAGTAtacggtgtccatgggtagggcctttaggtcaggcctgttaccctacccccaatacatgtcctcatcattagcccctgaattggTCGAGGTTGAGCGGGTCGAGTCGAGGTGAATTCCCAGATGAGTCGAGTGCTGCAGAGGCACTTATGAACTCCCTCTGGTCACCCGGCGATCTTATCTCCGCATGTTGCCTTGACAGATTCCAGACTGTATGGTGTCCGAGTGAAATGAGCTCAAACGGGTCCGtggaggagcgttaaactcaccttatagcaattttttttggaatgatttggagctggtcctgcatTGAGTAACTGATTACTCGAAATTTCTTCACGCCTAGAacgtgtctttttttgttgtttggccgtcactcaaaccaggcggaccgttccgagtggataccgttccagtgggggcacactgagtgcacccactgggtgtagtcccagagactgccgtcgactgcgggtagtcggcgggagtcttagagcctgtcttttttgttgttgtttggtcgtcactcggaccgggcggaccgttccgagtggataccaacagtcggcgggagtcttagagcctgtcttttttgttgttgttcatcactcggactggtcaggccgtaccgagtggagattactccagtgggggcacgctgagtgcacccactgggtgtagtccccgagaccgccgtcgactgcgggcagtcgacaggggtctgagagaactaaaactcttcttagatggtactgatcgaacttgttcttctctgactcggaggtcgagtaattctggagctggttttgcatcgagcaaaatgtttctttccgagttatcttccagtgggggcacgctgagtgcacccgctgggtgtagttcccgagcctctgtcggactagatgagtcgggcagagggttttagtctcctggtaaacctccacgcagtcgacacggtaaatatcttttagtctgaaattgagtcaatcggatgcatcttcaggtgcttgacatggtaaataagctcagccTGGAGCTGAGTCAGTCGGAATGATCTTCGTGCACTCGGCACGGTAAATAAATTCAGGCTGGAACTCGATCAAGCAGGTGAATCTTCGTGCTCTCGGCACGGTTAATGAATTCGGCTTTGAAACTGCCAACTGTAGAAAAAAGCCGGACACTCCAGGGAGTAATCGTTCCAGTAGTACTTC
This genomic stretch from Triticum dicoccoides isolate Atlit2015 ecotype Zavitan unplaced genomic scaffold, WEW_v2.0 scaffold223397, whole genome shotgun sequence harbors:
- the LOC119345305 gene encoding peroxidase 21-like, coding for CADVLALAARDGAAMLGGPAAIPMRTGRRDATESRYGEVERYVPNHNDTVSAVLSRFAAMGLDAEAVVALLGAHSVGRVHCNNLVARLYPAVDGGMEPAYGAYLRGRCPTADAREDTRDVAYARNDRATPMVLDNMYHKNLLKGRGLLLVDQRLASDPRTAPFVKKMAADNGYFRETFAAALVRMSENGPLTGGQGEVRKDCRFVNAK